One window of the Kallotenue papyrolyticum genome contains the following:
- a CDS encoding glutamate-5-semialdehyde dehydrogenase, which yields MHELSVEQIGQRARMASRRLATLPTALKDAALAAIADELRRDSETILAANARDVADAEAAGLREALIDRLRLTPDRLAAIAADVEQVTRLPDPVGERFDAQTLPNGLRVHKRRVPLGVVGVIYEARPNVTVDVAALCLKTGNAVILRGGKETLRSNAALVAAIRRALQRLDLPDDAVQVIADADRERVLELLRLDRYVDMIIPRGGEGLHRFCREHATVPVITGGIGVCHMYVDASADIEKALPVIINAKVQRPSVCNALDTLLVHRAIAPRLLPPLGEELTRAGVEIRADDEARALFGPTARVVPATADDWGTEFLALILSLRVVDGLDAALEHIWRYSSGHTEAILTEDPAVAARFVAEVDSAAVMVNASTRFNDGGQLGLGAEVAISTQKLHARGPMALRELTTYKWIVEGDGHVRA from the coding sequence ATGCACGAGCTTTCGGTAGAACAGATCGGGCAGCGTGCCAGGATGGCCAGCCGCCGCCTGGCGACGCTGCCGACCGCGCTCAAGGATGCCGCACTGGCGGCGATCGCCGACGAGCTACGCCGCGACAGCGAAACGATTCTGGCGGCCAATGCACGCGATGTCGCTGACGCCGAGGCGGCGGGGCTACGCGAAGCTCTGATCGACCGCCTGCGACTGACGCCGGACCGCCTGGCAGCCATCGCCGCCGATGTGGAGCAGGTCACGCGCCTGCCCGATCCGGTCGGCGAGCGCTTCGACGCGCAAACGCTGCCCAACGGCCTGCGCGTGCACAAACGGCGCGTGCCGCTGGGCGTGGTTGGGGTGATCTACGAGGCGCGGCCCAACGTCACGGTGGATGTCGCCGCGCTGTGCCTCAAAACCGGCAACGCCGTGATCCTGCGCGGCGGCAAAGAAACGCTGCGCTCCAACGCCGCGCTGGTAGCTGCGATCCGGCGTGCCCTGCAGCGGCTCGATCTGCCCGACGACGCGGTCCAGGTGATCGCCGATGCCGATCGCGAGCGTGTGCTGGAGCTGCTGCGGCTCGACCGCTACGTGGACATGATCATTCCGCGCGGCGGCGAAGGGCTGCATCGCTTCTGCCGCGAGCATGCCACCGTGCCGGTGATCACCGGCGGCATCGGCGTATGCCATATGTACGTGGATGCCAGCGCCGATATCGAGAAGGCGCTGCCGGTGATCATCAACGCCAAGGTGCAGCGGCCCAGCGTCTGCAATGCCCTGGACACGCTGCTGGTGCACCGCGCCATCGCGCCGCGGCTGCTGCCGCCGCTGGGCGAGGAGTTGACGCGCGCCGGCGTCGAGATCCGCGCCGACGACGAAGCCCGCGCGCTGTTCGGTCCTACCGCGCGCGTGGTGCCGGCGACCGCCGATGATTGGGGCACCGAGTTTCTGGCGCTGATCCTGTCGCTCAGAGTGGTGGATGGGCTGGATGCAGCGCTAGAGCATATCTGGCGCTACAGCAGCGGCCACACCGAAGCGATCCTGACGGAGGATCCCGCAGTCGCAGCGCGCTTCGTCGCCGAGGTCGACTCCGCCGCGGTGATGGTCAACGCCTCGACGCGCTTCAACGACGGCGGGCAGCTCGGCCTGGGCGCGGAGGTTGCTATCAGCACGCAGAAGCTCCACGCGCGCGGACCGATGGCCCTGCGCGAGCTGACGACCTACAAGTGGATCGTCGAGGGCGATGGCCACGTGCGCGCGTAG